One genomic window of Meles meles chromosome 3, mMelMel3.1 paternal haplotype, whole genome shotgun sequence includes the following:
- the LOC123938945 gene encoding protocadherin gamma-B3 isoform X16: protein MGPETPPQLAGKWQQAPPNTDWRFSQAQRPGTSGSQNGDETGTWPNNQFDTEMLQAMILASASEAADGSSTLGGGAGTMGLSARYGPQFTLQHVPDYRQNVYIPGSNATLTNAAGKRDGKTPAGGNGNKKKSGKKEKK, encoded by the exons ATGGGGCCTGAGACACCCCCACAGCTCGCTGGGAAATGGCAG CAAGCCCCGCCCAACACGGACTGGCGATTCTCTCAGGCCCAGAGACCTGGCACCAGCGG CTCCCAGAACGGGGATGAGACCGGCACATGGCCCAACAACCAGTTTGATACGGAGATGCTGCAGGCCATGATCCTGGCCTCTGCCAGCG AAGCCGCTGATGGGAGCTCCACCCTGGGAGGAGGTGCTGGCACCATGGGCTTAAGTGCCCGCtatgggcctcagtttaccctgCAGCACGTGCCCGACTATCGACAGAATGTCTACATCCCGGGCAGTAACGCCACACTGACCAATGCAGCCGGCAAGCGAGATGGCAAGACTCCTGCAGGTGGCAACGGCAACAAGAAGAAGTCTGGCAAAAAGGAGAAGAAGTAA
- the LOC123938945 gene encoding protocadherin gamma-C5 isoform X15: MLSLCCWGWASGQLRYSVVEESEPGTLVGNVAQDLGLKVTDLSSRRLRLGSEENGHYFSLSLMSGALAVNQKIDRESLCGASTSCLLPVQVVTEHPLELMRVEVEILDLNDNSPSFATSEREIRISESAALGARFPLDSAQDPDVGTNTVSFYTLSPSGHFSLKVKTLKDGKLFPELVLEQQLDREAQARHQLVLTAVDGGVPARSGTTLISVTVLDVNDNAPTFQSSVLRVGLPENAPVGTLLLRLNASDPDEGTNGQLDYSFGDHTSDVVRDLFGLDPSSGAIHVLGPIDFEESSFYEIHARARDQGQPAMEGHCMIQVDVGDANDNAPEVLLASLVNPILESTPVGTVVGLFNVRDRDSGRNGEVSLDISPDLPFQIKPSENHYSLLTSQPLDRETTSHYTIELLASDAGSPPLHAHLTIRLNISDVNDNAPYFTQPLYTAYIPENRPPGSLLCIVAALDPDTGDNAHLTYSIVGNQIQGAPASSFVYVNPEDGRVFAQRTFDYELLQMLQIMVGVRDSGSPPLHSNTSLHVFVLDQNDNAPTVLHPRPGWELSAPQRLPRSAPPGSLVTKVTAVDADAGHNAWLSYSLLPQSTAPGLFLVSSHTGEQAPPNTDWRFSQAQRPGTSGSQNGDETGTWPNNQFDTEMLQAMILASASEAADGSSTLGGGAGTMGLSARYGPQFTLQHVPDYRQNVYIPGSNATLTNAAGKRDGKTPAGGNGNKKKSGKKEKK; this comes from the exons ATGTTGTCCTTGTGCTGCTGGGGCTGGGCGTCCGGGCAGCTTCGGTACTCAGTGGTGGAGGAGTCAGAGCCGGGGACGCTGGTGGGGAATGTTGCTCAGGATCTTGGCTTAAAGGTGACAGATCTGTCGAGCCGCCGACTGCGGTTGGGGTCTGAGGAGAATGGCCACTATTTTTCCCTGAGCTTGATGAGTGGTGCTCTGGCAGTGAATCAGAAGATTGACCGAGAGAGCCTGTGTGGAGCCAGTACGAGCTGCCTGCTGCCCGTGCAGGTGGTGACTGAACATCCCTTGGAATTAATGCGCGTAGAGGTAGAGATCCTGGATCTCAATGACAACTCTCCTAGCTTTGCCACCTCAGAGCGGGAGATACGCATCTCAGAATCAGCTGCACTTGGGGCACGATTCCCACTGGATAGTGCCCAGGATCCGGATGTGGGCACCAATACTGTGAGCTTCTACACTCTAAGCCCCAGCGGCCACTTCTCTCTGAAGGTGAAGACCCTAAAAGATGGGAAGCTATTCCCAGAGCTGGTGCTAGAGCAGCAGCTGGACCGTGAAGCCCAGGCGAGACATCAGCTCGTGCTCACTGCTGTGGACGGGGGTGTCCCAGCCCGCTCAGGGACTACCCTTATCTCTGTCACTGTGCTGGACGTCAACGATAATGCCCCCACCTTTCAGTCCTCAGTTCTTCGCGTGGGGCTCCCTGAGAATGCACCTGTGGGTACACTGCTGCTTCGCCTCAATGCCAGTGACCCAGACGAGGGCACCAATGGCCAACTAGACTATTCTTTCGGGGACCATACATCTGATGTAGTGCGTGATCTTTTTGGCCTAGACCCTAGCAGTGGAGCAATCCACGTGTTGGGTCCCATAGACTTTGAGGAGTCAAGTTTCTATGAAATTCACGCGAGAGCCCGTGACCAGGGACAGCCGGCCATGGAAGGCCACTGTATGATTCAAGTGGATGTGGGAGATGCCAATGACAATGCCCCAGAGGTACTCCTGGCCTCTTTGGTCAACCCTATCCTGGAGAGCACACCAGTGGGCACAGTAGTGGGCTTGTTCAATGTGCGGGACCGAGACTCAGGTAGAAATGGTGAAGTGAGCCTTGATATCTCCCCAGACCTGCCATTTCAGATTAAGCCTTCTGAGAACCACTACTCACTGCTGACCAGCCAGCCTTTGGACCGGGAGACCACATCCCACTATACCATTGAGCTTTTGGCCAGTGATGCAGGCTCACCTCCCCTGCACGCCCATCTCACCATCAGGCTCAACATTTCAGATGTTAACGACAACGCCCCCTACTTTACTCAGCCACTCTATACCGCTTACATCCCAGAAAATCGGCCTCCAGGTTCCCTTCTCTGCATTGTGGCTGCTTTGGATCCAGATACTGGCGATAATGCTCACCTCACCTACTCCATCGTAGGGAATCAGATTCAGGGAGCCCCAGCTTCCTCCTTCGTATATGTCAACCCTGAGGATGGGCGAGTCTTTGCCCAGCGCACCTTTGACTATGAATTGCTGCAAATGCTGCAGATCATGGTGGGCGTTCGAGACTCTGGCTCTCCTCCGTTGCATTCTAACACATCTCTGCATGTGTTTGTCCTGGACCAGAATGATAACGCGCCGACTGTGCTGCACCCAAGACCTGGGTGGGAACTCTCAGCCCCCCAGCGCCTCCCTCGTTCTGCTCCTCCTGGCTCCTTGGTCACCAAAGTGACAGCTGTGGATGCTGATGCCGGCCACAACGCGTGGCTTTCCTATTCGCTGTTGCCACAGTCCACGGCTCCGGGACTGTTCCTGGTGTCTTCGCATACTGGCGAG CAAGCCCCGCCCAACACGGACTGGCGATTCTCTCAGGCCCAGAGACCTGGCACCAGCGG CTCCCAGAACGGGGATGAGACCGGCACATGGCCCAACAACCAGTTTGATACGGAGATGCTGCAGGCCATGATCCTGGCCTCTGCCAGCG AAGCCGCTGATGGGAGCTCCACCCTGGGAGGAGGTGCTGGCACCATGGGCTTAAGTGCCCGCtatgggcctcagtttaccctgCAGCACGTGCCCGACTATCGACAGAATGTCTACATCCCGGGCAGTAACGCCACACTGACCAATGCAGCCGGCAAGCGAGATGGCAAGACTCCTGCAGGTGGCAACGGCAACAAGAAGAAGTCTGGCAAAAAGGAGAAGAAGTAA
- the LOC123938945 gene encoding protocadherin gamma-C4 isoform X14, with product MLRKVGSWVEICWGATLLFHICHLGYVCGQIRYPVPEESQEGTFVGNVAQDFLLDTESLSARRLQVAGEVNQRHFRVDLDSGALLIKNPIDREALCGLSASCIVPLEFVTEGPLEMYRAEVEIVDVNDHAPRFPRQQLDLEIGEAAPPGQRFPLEKAQDADVGSNSISSYRLSSNEHFALDVKKRSDGSLVPELLLEKPLDREKQSDYRLVLTAVDGGNPPRSGTAELRVSVLDVNDNAPAFQQSSYRISVLESAPAGMLLIQLNASDPDLGPSGNVTFSFSGHTPDRVRNLFSLHPTTGKLTLQGPLDFESENYYEFDVRARDGGSPAMEQHCSLRVDLLDVNDNAPHITVTSELGTLPESAEPGTVVALISVQDPDSGSNGDVSLRIPDHLPFALKSAFRNQFSLVTAGPLDREAKSSYDIMVTASDAGNPPLSTQRTIFLNISDVNDNPPSFFQRSHEVFVPENNRPGDLLCSLAASDPDSGLNALISYSLLEPRNRDVSASSFISLNPQTGAVHATRSFDYEQTQTLQFEVQARDRGNPPLSSTVTVRLFVLDLNDNAPAVLRPRARPGSLCPQALPPSVGAGHLVTKVTAVDLDSGYNAWVSYQLLEAPDPSLFAVSRYAGEQAPPNTDWRFSQAQRPGTSGSQNGDETGTWPNNQFDTEMLQAMILASASEAADGSSTLGGGAGTMGLSARYGPQFTLQHVPDYRQNVYIPGSNATLTNAAGKRDGKTPAGGNGNKKKSGKKEKK from the exons ATGCTCCGCAAGGTGGGAAGCTGGGTAGAAATCTGCTGGGGGGCTACCCTTTTGTTCCACATTTGCCACCTGGGTTACGTTTGTGGGCAGATCCGCTACCCGGTCCCAGAGGAGTCACAGGAGGGGACTTTTGTAGGGAATGTCGCCCAAGATTTCCTGCTGGATACAGAGAGTCTGTCAGCTCGTAGGCTGCAGGTTGCTGGAGAGGTGAACCAAAGACACTTCCGTGTGGATTTGGACAGCGGAGCCCTGCTCATCAAGAATCCAATTGATCGAGAGGCACTGTGTGGACTCAGTGCCAGCTGCATCGTGCCCCTGGAGTTTGTAACCGAAGGGCCTTTGGAAATGTACCGAGCGGAGGTAGAAATTGTGGATGTGAATGATCACGCCCCCCGATTTCCTCGGCAGCAGCTGGACTTGGAAATTGGGGAAGCAGCTCCTCCAGGACAGCGTTTCCCCTTGGAAAAGGCTCAGGATGCAGATGTGGGGAGCAATTCTATCAGCAGCTATAGACTAAGCTCCAATGAACACTTTGCACTTGATGTCAAGAAGCGCAGCGACGGCAGCCTGGTCCCAGAGCTGCTCCTGGAGAAGCCTTTGGATCGGGAGAAGCAATCAGACTACCGCCTGGTGCTGACTGCTGTGGATGGAGGGAACCCCCCGAGATCTGGCACCGCAGAGCTCCGAGTATCTGTGCTGGACGTGAATGACAACGCCCCAGCCTTCCAGCAATCCAGCTATAGGATTAGTGTGTTGGAGAGTGCCCCAGCTGGCATGCTGCTCATCCAGCTCAATGCCTCTGACCCAGACCTGGGTCCCAGTGGTAACGTCACCTTTTCTTTCAGTGGTCACACCCCTGATCGTGTGAGAAACCTCTTTAGCCTTCACCCGACTACTGGAAAGCTTACCCTTCAGGGGCCCCTAGACTTTGAGAGTGAGAATTACTATGAATTTGATGTTCGGGCTCGCGATGGGGGTTCTCCAGCCATGGAGCAACATTGCAGCCTTCGGGTGGATCTCCTAGATGTAAATGACAATGCCCCACACATCACAGTGACCTCGGAGCTTGGGACTCTTCCAGAGAGCGCAGAACCTGGCACTGTAGTGGCACTCATCAGTGTGCAGGACCCTGACTCAGGGTCGAATGGAGATGTGAGCCTCCGTATTCCTGACCACCTGCCATTTGCCCTCAAGTCTGCCTTCAGGAACCAGTTCTCCCTGGTGACTGCTGGGCCCTTGGACCGAGAGGCCAAATCCAGCTATGACATCATGGTCACTGCTTCTGATGCTGGGAATCCTCCTCTGAGTACCCAGAGGACTATTTTCCTCAATATTTCAGATGTGAATGATAACCCACCCTCTTTCTTCCAGAGGTCACATGAGGTGTTTGTTCCTGAGAACAATCGCCCAGGGGACCTGCTTTGTTCCCTTGCAGCCTCTGATCCAGACTCTGGCTTGAATGCACTTATCTCCTACTCTCTCCTGGAGCCCAGAAATCGAGATGTTTCagcttcttcctttatttctctgaacCCCCAGACAGGAGCCGTTCATGCTACTCGATCCTTTGATTATGAGCAAACACAGACATTGCAGTTTGAGGTGCAGGCCCGGGATCGGGGCAACCCACCTCTCAGCAGCACTGTGACAGTTCGTCTGTTTGTGCTGGACCTCAATGACAATGCCCCAGCTGTGCTCCGCCCTAGGGCGCGGCCTGGTTCCTTGTGTCCTCAAGCACTGCCTCCATCAGTTGGTGCTGGCCACCTAGTCACAAAGGTGACTGCTGTGGACTTGGATTCAGGTTACAATGCTTGGGTTTCCTATCAGCTCCTggaggccccagaccccagcCTGTTTGCAGTCTCTCGCTATGCTGGGGAG CAAGCCCCGCCCAACACGGACTGGCGATTCTCTCAGGCCCAGAGACCTGGCACCAGCGG CTCCCAGAACGGGGATGAGACCGGCACATGGCCCAACAACCAGTTTGATACGGAGATGCTGCAGGCCATGATCCTGGCCTCTGCCAGCG AAGCCGCTGATGGGAGCTCCACCCTGGGAGGAGGTGCTGGCACCATGGGCTTAAGTGCCCGCtatgggcctcagtttaccctgCAGCACGTGCCCGACTATCGACAGAATGTCTACATCCCGGGCAGTAACGCCACACTGACCAATGCAGCCGGCAAGCGAGATGGCAAGACTCCTGCAGGTGGCAACGGCAACAAGAAGAAGTCTGGCAAAAAGGAGAAGAAGTAA
- the LOC123938945 gene encoding protocadherin gamma-B5 isoform X17 — translation MVPEAWRSGLQAPPNTDWRFSQAQRPGTSGSQNGDETGTWPNNQFDTEMLQAMILASASEAADGSSTLGGGAGTMGLSARYGPQFTLQHVPDYRQNVYIPGSNATLTNAAGKRDGKTPAGGNGNKKKSGKKEKK, via the exons CAAGCCCCGCCCAACACGGACTGGCGATTCTCTCAGGCCCAGAGACCTGGCACCAGCGG CTCCCAGAACGGGGATGAGACCGGCACATGGCCCAACAACCAGTTTGATACGGAGATGCTGCAGGCCATGATCCTGGCCTCTGCCAGCG AAGCCGCTGATGGGAGCTCCACCCTGGGAGGAGGTGCTGGCACCATGGGCTTAAGTGCCCGCtatgggcctcagtttaccctgCAGCACGTGCCCGACTATCGACAGAATGTCTACATCCCGGGCAGTAACGCCACACTGACCAATGCAGCCGGCAAGCGAGATGGCAAGACTCCTGCAGGTGGCAACGGCAACAAGAAGAAGTCTGGCAAAAAGGAGAAGAAGTAA
- the LOC123938945 gene encoding protocadherin gamma-C5 isoform X1, which produces MGPETPPQLAGKWQVLCMLSLCCWGWASGQLRYSVVEESEPGTLVGNVAQDLGLKVTDLSSRRLRLGSEENGHYFSLSLMSGALAVNQKIDRESLCGASTSCLLPVQVVTEHPLELMRVEVEILDLNDNSPSFATSEREIRISESAALGARFPLDSAQDPDVGTNTVSFYTLSPSGHFSLKVKTLKDGKLFPELVLEQQLDREAQARHQLVLTAVDGGVPARSGTTLISVTVLDVNDNAPTFQSSVLRVGLPENAPVGTLLLRLNASDPDEGTNGQLDYSFGDHTSDVVRDLFGLDPSSGAIHVLGPIDFEESSFYEIHARARDQGQPAMEGHCMIQVDVGDANDNAPEVLLASLVNPILESTPVGTVVGLFNVRDRDSGRNGEVSLDISPDLPFQIKPSENHYSLLTSQPLDRETTSHYTIELLASDAGSPPLHAHLTIRLNISDVNDNAPYFTQPLYTAYIPENRPPGSLLCIVAALDPDTGDNAHLTYSIVGNQIQGAPASSFVYVNPEDGRVFAQRTFDYELLQMLQIMVGVRDSGSPPLHSNTSLHVFVLDQNDNAPTVLHPRPGWELSAPQRLPRSAPPGSLVTKVTAVDADAGHNAWLSYSLLPQSTAPGLFLVSSHTGEVRTARALREDDSDTQQVVVLVRDNGDPSLSSTATVLLVLEDEDPEEMPKSSDFLSHPSEHADLTLYLIVALAAISLLSLVTFTFLSAKCLWGHRDADGGGSRCCRRQDSPSRDFYKQSSPNLQVSSDGTLKYMEVTLRPSDSQSRCYRTCFSPASDGSDFTFLRPLSVHQPSALVLEPDAYRSRSNTLRERSQQAPPNTDWRFSQAQRPGTSGSQNGDETGTWPNNQFDTEMLQAMILASASEAADGSSTLGGGAGTMGLSARYGPQFTLQHVPDYRQNVYIPGSNATLTNAAGKRDGKTPAGGNGNKKKSGKKEKK; this is translated from the exons ATGGGGCCTGAGACACCCCCACAGCTCGCTGGGAAATGGCAGGTGCTCTGCATGTTGTCCTTGTGCTGCTGGGGCTGGGCGTCCGGGCAGCTTCGGTACTCAGTGGTGGAGGAGTCAGAGCCGGGGACGCTGGTGGGGAATGTTGCTCAGGATCTTGGCTTAAAGGTGACAGATCTGTCGAGCCGCCGACTGCGGTTGGGGTCTGAGGAGAATGGCCACTATTTTTCCCTGAGCTTGATGAGTGGTGCTCTGGCAGTGAATCAGAAGATTGACCGAGAGAGCCTGTGTGGAGCCAGTACGAGCTGCCTGCTGCCCGTGCAGGTGGTGACTGAACATCCCTTGGAATTAATGCGCGTAGAGGTAGAGATCCTGGATCTCAATGACAACTCTCCTAGCTTTGCCACCTCAGAGCGGGAGATACGCATCTCAGAATCAGCTGCACTTGGGGCACGATTCCCACTGGATAGTGCCCAGGATCCGGATGTGGGCACCAATACTGTGAGCTTCTACACTCTAAGCCCCAGCGGCCACTTCTCTCTGAAGGTGAAGACCCTAAAAGATGGGAAGCTATTCCCAGAGCTGGTGCTAGAGCAGCAGCTGGACCGTGAAGCCCAGGCGAGACATCAGCTCGTGCTCACTGCTGTGGACGGGGGTGTCCCAGCCCGCTCAGGGACTACCCTTATCTCTGTCACTGTGCTGGACGTCAACGATAATGCCCCCACCTTTCAGTCCTCAGTTCTTCGCGTGGGGCTCCCTGAGAATGCACCTGTGGGTACACTGCTGCTTCGCCTCAATGCCAGTGACCCAGACGAGGGCACCAATGGCCAACTAGACTATTCTTTCGGGGACCATACATCTGATGTAGTGCGTGATCTTTTTGGCCTAGACCCTAGCAGTGGAGCAATCCACGTGTTGGGTCCCATAGACTTTGAGGAGTCAAGTTTCTATGAAATTCACGCGAGAGCCCGTGACCAGGGACAGCCGGCCATGGAAGGCCACTGTATGATTCAAGTGGATGTGGGAGATGCCAATGACAATGCCCCAGAGGTACTCCTGGCCTCTTTGGTCAACCCTATCCTGGAGAGCACACCAGTGGGCACAGTAGTGGGCTTGTTCAATGTGCGGGACCGAGACTCAGGTAGAAATGGTGAAGTGAGCCTTGATATCTCCCCAGACCTGCCATTTCAGATTAAGCCTTCTGAGAACCACTACTCACTGCTGACCAGCCAGCCTTTGGACCGGGAGACCACATCCCACTATACCATTGAGCTTTTGGCCAGTGATGCAGGCTCACCTCCCCTGCACGCCCATCTCACCATCAGGCTCAACATTTCAGATGTTAACGACAACGCCCCCTACTTTACTCAGCCACTCTATACCGCTTACATCCCAGAAAATCGGCCTCCAGGTTCCCTTCTCTGCATTGTGGCTGCTTTGGATCCAGATACTGGCGATAATGCTCACCTCACCTACTCCATCGTAGGGAATCAGATTCAGGGAGCCCCAGCTTCCTCCTTCGTATATGTCAACCCTGAGGATGGGCGAGTCTTTGCCCAGCGCACCTTTGACTATGAATTGCTGCAAATGCTGCAGATCATGGTGGGCGTTCGAGACTCTGGCTCTCCTCCGTTGCATTCTAACACATCTCTGCATGTGTTTGTCCTGGACCAGAATGATAACGCGCCGACTGTGCTGCACCCAAGACCTGGGTGGGAACTCTCAGCCCCCCAGCGCCTCCCTCGTTCTGCTCCTCCTGGCTCCTTGGTCACCAAAGTGACAGCTGTGGATGCTGATGCCGGCCACAACGCGTGGCTTTCCTATTCGCTGTTGCCACAGTCCACGGCTCCGGGACTGTTCCTGGTGTCTTCGCATACTGGCGAGGTGCGCACGGCCCGGGCCTTACGGGAGGATGACTCTGACACCCAGCAGGTTGTGGTCCTGGTGAGGGACAACGGTGACCCTTCACTCTCCTCTACAGCTACGGTGCTGCTGGTTCTGGAGGATGAGGATCCCGAGGAGATGCCCAAGTCCAGTGATTTCCTCTCACACCCTTCTGAGCATGCAGACCTTACCCTTTACCTCATTGTGGCTCTTGCAGCCATCAGTCTCTTATCCTTAGTCACCTTCACCTTCCTGTCAGCTAAGTGCCTTTGGGGGCACAGAGATGCAGATGGGGGTGGGAGCCGGTGCTGCAGGCGCCAGGACTCCCCCTCTCGGGACTTCTATAAGCAGTCTAGTCCCAACCTGCAGGTGAGCTCAGACGGCACACTCAAGTACATGGAGGTGACGCTGCGGCCTTCGGACTCGCAGAGCCGCTGCTACAGGACGTGCTTCTCACCAGCCTCGGATGGCAGTGACTTCACTTTTCTAAGACCCCTCAGTGTCCACCAGCCCTCAGCTCTGGTGCTGGAGCCTGATGCCTACCGGTCCCGCTCTAATACACTGCGGGAGCGGAGCCAG CAAGCCCCGCCCAACACGGACTGGCGATTCTCTCAGGCCCAGAGACCTGGCACCAGCGG CTCCCAGAACGGGGATGAGACCGGCACATGGCCCAACAACCAGTTTGATACGGAGATGCTGCAGGCCATGATCCTGGCCTCTGCCAGCG AAGCCGCTGATGGGAGCTCCACCCTGGGAGGAGGTGCTGGCACCATGGGCTTAAGTGCCCGCtatgggcctcagtttaccctgCAGCACGTGCCCGACTATCGACAGAATGTCTACATCCCGGGCAGTAACGCCACACTGACCAATGCAGCCGGCAAGCGAGATGGCAAGACTCCTGCAGGTGGCAACGGCAACAAGAAGAAGTCTGGCAAAAAGGAGAAGAAGTAA